A window of Desulfomonile tiedjei genomic DNA:
ATTCATCGACCGAGCTTTCCAGACCTATGCGTATGGTTTCAAACCCGGCTTTTTTCATAGCATGCGCCACACGTTGGTTTATGGCCGATGCATGCAAACCATTGGGCGAATGCCATCGCAAGCCTGGGAACCGTTCCGCTGCGGCTTCTAGAATCGGGAGAGCATGAGCGTCCGCGTCCACGAGAAACGCGTCATCGTACAAGGCAATGTCCTGAACGCCGTATTTATGGACCGCGTCATGGATTTCCTGAACCACCGCGGCCGGATCTCGCCTGACAAAAAATGGAGAAAGCCGTGCCGAGGCGCAGTAAGCGCATCTGAAAGGACACCCTCGAGAGGTGATCAAAGGCAGAAACCTGACGACTCGCAGGAGATCCAGCGCAGGAGAAAATTCCAGGTCAGTGGGATGGGGCGCCCCTATCGGGCTGACTCCGGTATGCCGTTGAAGGGCAGAAGCAAGTGCTTTCTCGCCCGGACCGACCAGGACCTCGTCAGCACAAGAATGCTGTCGAGCATGATCCGACAACAGGGACGCGTAAACCCCTCCCAGCAAAACAGGTATGCGCGGAAAAACCTTTTTCAGCAATAGAACGGTTTCCCGAACCCCGGGGTACCAATACGTCATAAGGCCGGTGACAAGGATCGCTCGCGGCGCCTGAATGGACAACAGGTCTTTTTCGATGAATTCGGGGTGCACACCGTAACGGTTGTACGATCTGGGAATGCCCTGCAGCGGTTCGGGTTTGGGGATCGGGCTCCTGGCAAACCTGCCGTGCGCGTGCTCCCTAACTTTTGCTCGCGGCATGGCTGGATGGTCCGGGTCCAGGCAATCCACTAGACGGGGCTCCCATCCTTCCTTTCGTAGCCTGGCAGCCAGGACCAGCAACCCAAGCGGCCTGGCCCAGAGGTCGTATGCAGCGAAATCGTGTATCCACGGATTC
This region includes:
- a CDS encoding radical SAM protein, which gives rise to MKRPEILLVNPWIHDFAAYDLWARPLGLLVLAARLRKEGWEPRLVDCLDPDHPAMPRAKVREHAHGRFARSPIPKPEPLQGIPRSYNRYGVHPEFIEKDLLSIQAPRAILVTGLMTYWYPGVRETVLLLKKVFPRIPVLLGGVYASLLSDHARQHSCADEVLVGPGEKALASALQRHTGVSPIGAPHPTDLEFSPALDLLRVVRFLPLITSRGCPFRCAYCASARLSPFFVRRDPAAVVQEIHDAVHKYGVQDIALYDDAFLVDADAHALPILEAAAERFPGLRWHSPNGLHASAINQRVAHAMKKAGFETIRIGLESSVDEFHLRTGGKTDMNSFISAVRGLKEAGFSREQIGVYLLVGLPGQSPAQVENGVERVLQAGAFPKLAEYSPIPGTRMWDHSLETARYPIDNEPLFQNCTLLPTAENGVDAEFLQRTRKRITDYTESA